A region from the Bacillales bacterium genome encodes:
- a CDS encoding outer membrane lipoprotein carrier protein LolA: protein MKKTFSLLMTGILLIMALAACGQKSQEDVTDSLRKKLDHLKSYKAEATMKLYAGEKPSTYDVEIWYEKPDHYRIYLKNKKQHLSQMILKNDEGVFVLTPQLNKSYRFQSEWPENGSQWYLYESLVRDILNDPEPSFERADGTYVFTTKTNYKHSDLQKQKISLTQKDLKPVRVKIMDPNEKVVVDMKFNNVKFNTEFDDGAFDLKRNMTSAKLEVPAMAGEQKKETAMTVYYPENLPDKTKLSATRVNTDDGKKYVFEYSGDHPFTLIEEPSQAWTEAVEPATAQGTPVNLGFAIGHMTDHSIEWTYDGTDFFLASKELSKRQMIDLARSVMARQAK from the coding sequence ATGAAGAAGACCTTTTCGCTTCTGATGACGGGGATTTTGTTGATCATGGCGCTGGCTGCCTGCGGACAGAAAAGCCAGGAGGACGTGACCGATTCCTTGCGGAAGAAGCTTGACCATTTAAAGAGTTATAAAGCGGAGGCGACCATGAAGTTGTACGCCGGTGAGAAACCGAGTACGTACGATGTCGAGATTTGGTATGAAAAGCCGGATCACTACCGCATTTACTTGAAAAACAAAAAACAGCATTTGAGTCAAATGATTTTGAAAAACGACGAAGGCGTATTCGTGCTCACTCCGCAGCTGAACAAAAGCTACCGATTTCAGAGCGAATGGCCGGAGAACGGCAGCCAATGGTACTTGTATGAATCGCTCGTCAGGGATATCTTGAACGATCCCGAGCCGTCTTTTGAACGCGCCGACGGAACTTACGTATTCACAACGAAAACAAACTACAAACACAGCGATTTGCAGAAACAAAAAATCTCCTTGACGCAAAAGGATTTAAAGCCGGTGCGCGTGAAAATCATGGACCCGAACGAAAAAGTCGTCGTTGATATGAAATTCAACAATGTAAAATTTAATACCGAATTTGACGACGGCGCGTTTGATTTAAAAAGGAACATGACGAGCGCAAAGCTCGAGGTGCCGGCCATGGCGGGCGAACAGAAGAAGGAAACAGCGATGACCGTGTATTATCCGGAAAATTTGCCTGATAAAACGAAACTTTCGGCAACGCGGGTCAATACGGACGACGGCAAGAAGTATGTGTTCGAGTATTCGGGCGATCATCCGTTCACATTAATTGAAGAGCCGAGCCAGGCATGGACGGAAGCCGTTGAACCGGCAACGGCTCAAGGAACCCCGGTCAACCTTGGGTTTGCGATTGGACACATGACGGATCATTCCATTGAATGGACGTATGACGGTACGGACTTCTTCCTGGCTTCGAAAGAGTTGAGCAAGAGGCAAATGATCGATCTCGCCCGTTCGGTCATGGCCAGACAAGCAAAATGA